In Triticum urartu cultivar G1812 chromosome 6, Tu2.1, whole genome shotgun sequence, the following proteins share a genomic window:
- the LOC125513733 gene encoding vesicle transport protein GOT1 — translation MAYEISEIKKIGIGLVGFGILFSFLGVILFFDRGLLALGNIFFLTGVGLLLGWQSMWQLFTKKANIKGSVPFFLGLFLLFVRWPVAGIILELYGSFVLFSGYGAPIQAFLYQIPIIGWILQCPFQLFGLRRKRA, via the exons AAATTGGCATAGGTCTGGTGGGCTTTGGCATCCTGTTCTCGTTCCTAGGTGTTATCCTTTTCTTTGACAGGGGTTTGTTGGCTCTGGGTAAT ATTTTCTTCTTGACTGGAGTAGGCCTTCTTCTCGGTTGGCAATCTATGTGGCAGCTATTTACAAAGAAGGCAAACATTAAG GGATCTGTACCTTTCTTCCTTGGTCTCTTTCTTCTATTTGTCAGATGGCCTGTTGCTGGTATAATCCTGGAACTGTATGGATCTTTTGTCCTCTTCAG TGGTTACGGGGCTCCTATCCAAGCCTTCCTATATCAGATTCCAATCATTGGATGGATTCTGCAATGCCCCTTTCAG CTATTTGGTCTGAGGCGTAAGCGTGCTTGA